A region of the Treponema primitia ZAS-1 genome:
TGGACGCCCTGTTTTCCATAGTTCAGATGCCCAAGCCCATCCCGGTGGCTTCCGTTGGGGTAGACAACGCTGCCAACGCCGCATATTTTGCCTGTGAACTTCTTTCTATTAAATATACGGACTTGAAAGAGAAGTTGGCGGCCTTCAGGATCAAAATGAAAGCCGAATTTGCCAGGGACAATTCGTTATCAGCTAACGGAGGAGTGGATCTATGAGTGAGATCAAGCAGGGAGCCCAGCTGTACGAGGGCAAGGCGAAGAAGGTTTACGCAACAGACAGCCAGGATCAGGTTATCATCCATTATAAGGACGATGCTACCGCCTTTAACGGGGAAAAGAAGGGCCAGATCGAGGATAAGGGGGTGATGAACAATAAGATTGCCTCCGGTCTTTTTGAGCTGCT
Encoded here:
- a CDS encoding AIR carboxylase family protein; this translates as DALFSIVQMPKPIPVASVGVDNAANAAYFACELLSIKYTDLKEKLAAFRIKMKAEFARDNSLSANGGVDL